The following DNA comes from Planctomycetia bacterium.
AGTCAGCATCTCGTCGGGCGTTGGCAGGCTGTCCCGGTTCATAACGCCTTCGATCCAATATTCGAGATCTCGCGCGAACTGCGGCATGATCTTGATCGCCAGGTGCTTCTGCTTGCCGACACGCGCCAAGATCGCGTGCAGGGAGCCGAAAACCTCGATCACGGCCCGGACCCGCTTTTCGCCGTGCGTTTTCAGGGAGCGGATCTCGTCCAACGTCAGCCCGACGTAGGTATCGAGCGGCGTCTGCCAGATAACACGCGGAAGGTTCTCCAGCGACAGGGCGAACCGGCCGAGGGTCTCGCGGCCCATGCCGAAGTCCCGGACGCTGCCGCGCCATTGCTCCCAGAGGGCCTCGGAAACGATGCCTGGGTCCAACGGTTCGCCGAGGGCGAAAGCCGCCTGGATCGGGAGCACGGCTTCGACCGTCTCGATTTCTGGGACCAAGGCCCCCAGAGGCTGATCCTTCGAGGCGCGGCCGAGCAGTTCAACCAGCGAGTGGATTTTCTTCTGCCCGATGCCGGGCGTGGCGTACAGCTCTTCGAACGGCGTATCCAGCAAGTCGCGCAGCGTCCGTCCCATGAAGGCCAACGGGAGGCGGCGATCGCCGGGCAGCGCCCAATAGGCGAGCGGCTTTTCGAGCCGTTCGGCGAATTTCGGCTGCAACAGTTTCTTGCGCACGTTCTCGAAGCTGGACACCAGTTTGTATTCCAACACGGAAGTGCTACGGGTCAATTTCATCTTCGTGCTCCCTGTTTGGATCACCTACCGCGTCGCGGGGACGCGTTGGCTTCCGGTGCCAAATAACCTGATTTGCAGTGCCGAGCACCAAACCTCGAACGCCAGGCGGCCTACCCGGGGGGCAGGACGGCGTTCGCCAATTTGGGCGAGACAAAGGTCCGGATCGTTCCACGAGTCTCCGCGACTCAAACTTGGAACGGCGTGGGGCGCGCTGCGCTCAATCCAGATCCAGGTGCGAAATCAAAGGTGGGACTGCTCTGCTCGGTGGTTCCACGCGATTTCGCAGTATTCCGCCTGGAAATTCTACGCTGGGAAACCAGAAGAGTTTGCGATTCCAGCAAATTCTGTTGGCGACCTTCACGTTCGATACAACAGGCACATGCGAAACAACGCTGACGACGGGCCGCCCGATTCGGGTGGGAGGGCACAAAGGCTGCAGAGCAAAGGCGTTCCGCCGTCAGTTTTCATCCTATGCCGACGGCTGTGGGTGTCAAGTCCAATCGAGCGATCCGTACAGTAATTCGCCGGCGCATCACCCTTCTTGGGCGGAAAAGCGGGCCAATTGGTGTGGTTTCCTCCCCCGGATGCGCCCGCATTTCTCGGCGGCACGGATCACGCGCTCATTGGTAGCAATGTCGCCGGGCCGGGAGCATACTGGGCGGTTCAACCCGCTCGAAAAATGAAGCATCAGGCGAGGAATGGCTATGCGGCGTCGCGAGTTTCACCAATTGGCCGTCGCTGGCGCGTTCGCCTGTGCCGGCATCGTGCCGCGGCAAATCCTCGGAGCGGAGCGTGAGCTCGGGGCCGATCTGGCGATCGTCGGCGGCGGCGTAGGAGGTTGCGCTGCGGCGCTCGCTGCCGCGCGTGCCGGCCTGCGTGTCGTGATGACCGAGGAGACCGATTGGATTGGCGGACAATTGACGCAGCAGGCCGTGCCGCCGGACGAGCATCCGTGGATCGAGAGTTTCGGTTGCACGCGGTCCTACCGGCAATTTCGCGACTTCGTCCGCGACTACTATCGGCGCCATTACCCCCTGACTCCGGATGCTTACGCCCGCGTGCGGCTCAACCCTGGCAATGGCGGCGTTTCGCGGCTGTGCCACGAACCCCAGGTGGCGCTCGCTGTGTTGGAAGAGATGCTTGCGCCTCATGTCAGCAGTGGCCGATTGCGGATCCTGTTGAATCATGAGCCAATTTCGGCGGAGGTGGACGGCGATCGTGTACGGGCGATCCAGGTACGCGATCGTGATTCGGGAGACTTACGCACGCTCGTCGCCCCGTATTTTATTGACGCGACGGAGTTGGGGGATTTGCTGCCGTTGGCGAACGTCGAACATGTCGTCGGCGCCGAATCGCAAGCGGAAACCGGCGAACCGCACGCCGCCGCAACGGCCGATCCTCTCAACCAGCAGGCAATCACCTGTTGCTTCGCAATGGATTACCTCGACGGCGAAGACCACACGATTGAACGACCGGCCGAGTACGCGTTTTGGCGGGACTATTCGCCCGAGTTGCGACCGGCGTGGCCGGGCAAGCTGCTGAGCCTCGCCTGCTCCGATCCGAAGACGCTCGAAGTTCGCCGGACCGGTTTCAACCCTGCTGGGGACACAGATGGCATGAACTTCTGGGTCTATCGCCGCATCGCCGACCCCGTTAACTTCGCGGCCGGCACTTATGGCGGAGGCGTGACGCTCGTCAATTGGCCGATGAACGACTATTGGCTCGGGCCGCTCGTCGGCGTGCCGGCTAACGAACGCGCCAACCACATCCGCCGCGCGAAGCAATTGAGTCTGTCGCTCATTTACTGGCTGCAAACCGAAGCGCCCCGCCCGGATGGCGGAACTGGGTGGAAGGGATTGCGCTTGCGCGAGGACTTGGTCGGCACGAGTGATGGCTTGGCCAAGTATCCTTACATTCGCGAGTCGCGACGGATTCGCGCGGAATTCACGGCGCTCGAACAACACGTCGGCGCCGACGCCAGGATGAAAGAGACCGGCCTGCCGGCAGAGTCGGTGAGCGCGGCGACGTTCGCGGATTCGGTGGGAATCGGCGCGTATCGCATCGACCTGCACCCCAGCACCGGCGGCGACAACTACATCGATTTCAGTTCGTTGCCCTTCCAGATTCCGCTGGGCGCGCTGCTGCCAGTCCGCGTGGATAACCTGCTGCCTGGCGGCAAGAACTTGGGCGTAACGCATGTCACCAACGGGGCGTATCGCCTGCATCCCGTGGAATGGAACATCGGCGAAGCGGCGGGCGCCTTGGCTGCGCACTGCCTGCGCACTGGCGAACGTCCGCGCGCCATCCGCGCCAACGCTCAGCGTCTCGCGGATTTCCAAGCGAAGCTTCGCGATCAAGGCTTGGAACTGGAATGGCCGCGGCTGAGGCCGTTGTAATGGACGTCGAACCTGACGCTGTTTCACAGCCTCATGTTTTCAACTGGGAGGCAACGTCCCACAGTAATTCTCTCCGTGCCTCCGTGGTGAACCTTCGCGCTAGACCAGCGCTTGCTCCCCAGCCCGGCGGGGCCAGCGCTTGAAGGGTTGATCAGATTGCGTGGTTTTGCCGACCAATTGAGTGAACGAATTCACGGCGGCGTAAAGCCCCAGAAAGCGCTCGAGCACGGAAGCGAACAGAAAGATACCGGTGCCGACGTATTTTTGTTCGTCGAATTCGACCGTGACTTCGACGCCACGGCAGAATCCGCCGGCGAAGTCGCCGCCGGCGCGGCCGATGACGCGACGCGTGTGAATCGCCGAAACGCCTTCGATCATTTGTCGCGTGACGTCCGCCAGTTGCTGTTGGCCGGCGTTGGGATCACTAAAGTCGTAGAGTCGGAGGATTTCGCAGAGCGCTTCGCGCCCCTGCACGGGATCGGAGAGCGACAGGTAGTTCAGCGAGAGGTGCGACATTAATCCCCAATAGCGGCCTTCGCGATGCGGCGGCCGTAGCGGCAACGTCGGCGCCTTGAGGCAACGAATGCCCGAGAGCGGCGCGGCGCCATCCAATTCGAAGTACAGCCGCTCGCCAGCAAACTGCAACTGCGCCGGGAGGTCGCGATTCGTACACGTCGTGCGCACGACGAGCGTCGACTCCGCCGGCAATGTGGGCTGAAAGTCGAGATCTACCAGGTGCAAGTACACGTCGGTGCCGCGGTCGTCCGGCAAGTTCGACGGGCGTCGATCGGTATACCAGAACGCCTGGCCATCGCGGCGGCGCGACGCGTGATGGAACGAATAGAACGGATGAAATTGTTTCACCGCCGACGTGACCGGGTCGATGCTCACCAACTCGTTGACCGCATAGACTTCGGTGCCCAACGGCTGAGCCACGTCCGGCACGACCCGGTATTCGTGCTTGCGTTGTGTCAACAGCACCGGCTCGGCGGTCTGCTCAAAGAGGTTCACCACCGGCGTGCAATGCATCTGAAACGTCGAGGCGTCGATCCACTCCGCCAGGCGATTGTTCTGTTGATTCAGGAACAGGACCAGTTCGAGCTTCTTCTGATAGCCTGACTTGCAAACCTGACGCCAACCGTCGACATCGACGAACAGAAATTTTTCCCGGAAAGCGAAGAACTCGCTGAGCATTCGGTAGCCGAGAAAGCTCTGCGGCGGATACTCCAGCAGCCCTTCGTCGAGCCCGAAGCCCACCTGGTGCAAGGCTTGCTCCGGGCTGAGCGTGACGCTCGGCAGTTCGCTGCCGGCGTCCAACGAACGGAACAGCACCTGCGTGGTGTGATTGAAGATCAGTTCGTAGAGCGACGATGTCACATGGTTGTCGCCGTACAGGAACAACCGCAGCCGGTCCAACGAGAGGTCCGAAAACTTCGCGCCCGGCTGGCACTCGAACTGCAATCGCAGCGCCGCGGCGGTGCGGCGCGGCGGCGACAACTCGCGCGGAAACGGCGGTGTTTCCAGCGACGCTTGCACCAGCTTCAACGGCCAGAGCGTAACCGGGTACCCGGTACGGAACCGGCAACGCGTACCATTCACCGGCGCGGTGCGCAATTGACTGTGGCGATTGATCAGAAAGCCTTCCGGCAACTGCCCGCGGGCGGCGTCCAACTCGAATTGGACGATCGACATCGACGGAATTGGCGCCAGGTAGTGCGGGTAGACGACACTCAACAGCGCGTCGGTCAACTCCGGGAATTCGTCGTCCAGCTTGTGATGAATCCGCGCCGCCAACAGCGCGAACGACTCGATCAACCGCTCCACGTGCGGATCGCCGCTTTGCGTGGGCTCCAGCAACAACCGCCCGGCCGCCGCGGGATACCGCGCCGCGAAATCCTGCGCGAACTGGCGAATAAACACCAACTCGCGTTCGTAGTAGCCGTAGAGGGATTCGGACATGGGGAAGTAGGGGAGTAGTTAGTAGGTGGAGTAGTGAGAAGGCAAAGTAGGTGGAGTAGTTAGTAGGTGGAGTAAGTGGAGTGGTAAGTCGATGACAAAGAGAATCGTTGCCTCAATTCTTCTCTACTTCACCTACTAACTACTTCACCTACTTCTTCCTCACCTCGTCTCTCTCACAGACGCCGAGCCGGTCGTTAGTTCCATGATGGTTTCGAACGAGACGTCGGGAAATGGTGCGATGCGCATCTTGGCTTCGATCTGAAAGCGGACGGCGAGTTGATCCGCGCCGCGCGGGTCACTGACCAGTAGGACGCGGACGTCGACCAGTCGCGGCTCGAAGCGTTCGATGATCTGTTCGATGGAATTGCCGATCGCCTGGCGGCTTTGCGGCGACGCCGTCTTCACGGAGCCAAAGTCGGGCAGCCCGAACGTCAACGGCGAGGCCTGTAATTCCGGATACTCGGGCGGAAAGTGGATCGTGCCGAGCCGCGTGTTGAGCAGTTCCTCGAGATCACGGCGCACCACCGCGACCATTTGCTCAATGCCGTAGCCGCGACGGCTTTGCGTGCCGGCGGATTCGGGGTCGATCAGGCGATCGAGCAGCGAAGGTGTGACGCCTTGTTCCGCGGCGGTTTTGGCCATGGGTGGGAGGAGTAAGGGAGTCGAGGAGAATGGGAGTAAAGAATGGCTTCTTTACCAACGTCCTTGTATTATCACGCGATTTCGCTTCATCACTCCTTTGCTCCTTCTCCCCATCCTCACTACTCGTCCACAATCAGCTCGCGCCATTCCAGCATCGGGACGGAGCCTTCGTCCAGCAGGAACATGCGTCCGCCGCGGCCGAGGATGGGGCCGTTGGGCGTTTCGACCCAATCGCTGGTGCGGCCCAGCTTCACGGCGTCCTCCGCGTGTTCGAACGAGTTCGCATACAGCGCCGGCAAGTAAATCTCGCCCGACTCGCTGCCGTGGGTTTCCAGCCGCGCCGGCGCCCAAATCAGGTCCCGGGGGAAGCGGGGCGGATTCATGGCGATCGTGGAAACAAACTCCAGCGGCACCCAAAAATACTCTCCCTTGGCCATTACCTCCAAGACCGTTCCGAGCAAATCGTCGCAATCGCACAGGTCCTGGAACGGCTTTTCGTTCAACGTGCCTTTGACCGGCGGGGCCTTTTCGCGGGCCGTGGTCAGCGTGGCCTGGGCCTGTTCGTTTTGCCCGGC
Coding sequences within:
- a CDS encoding FAD-dependent oxidoreductase, encoding MRRREFHQLAVAGAFACAGIVPRQILGAERELGADLAIVGGGVGGCAAALAAARAGLRVVMTEETDWIGGQLTQQAVPPDEHPWIESFGCTRSYRQFRDFVRDYYRRHYPLTPDAYARVRLNPGNGGVSRLCHEPQVALAVLEEMLAPHVSSGRLRILLNHEPISAEVDGDRVRAIQVRDRDSGDLRTLVAPYFIDATELGDLLPLANVEHVVGAESQAETGEPHAAATADPLNQQAITCCFAMDYLDGEDHTIERPAEYAFWRDYSPELRPAWPGKLLSLACSDPKTLEVRRTGFNPAGDTDGMNFWVYRRIADPVNFAAGTYGGGVTLVNWPMNDYWLGPLVGVPANERANHIRRAKQLSLSLIYWLQTEAPRPDGGTGWKGLRLREDLVGTSDGLAKYPYIRESRRIRAEFTALEQHVGADARMKETGLPAESVSAATFADSVGIGAYRIDLHPSTGGDNYIDFSSLPFQIPLGALLPVRVDNLLPGGKNLGVTHVTNGAYRLHPVEWNIGEAAGALAAHCLRTGERPRAIRANAQRLADFQAKLRDQGLELEWPRLRPL
- the tssF gene encoding type VI secretion system baseplate subunit TssF, with the protein product MSESLYGYYERELVFIRQFAQDFAARYPAAAGRLLLEPTQSGDPHVERLIESFALLAARIHHKLDDEFPELTDALLSVVYPHYLAPIPSMSIVQFELDAARGQLPEGFLINRHSQLRTAPVNGTRCRFRTGYPVTLWPLKLVQASLETPPFPRELSPPRRTAAALRLQFECQPGAKFSDLSLDRLRLFLYGDNHVTSSLYELIFNHTTQVLFRSLDAGSELPSVTLSPEQALHQVGFGLDEGLLEYPPQSFLGYRMLSEFFAFREKFLFVDVDGWRQVCKSGYQKKLELVLFLNQQNNRLAEWIDASTFQMHCTPVVNLFEQTAEPVLLTQRKHEYRVVPDVAQPLGTEVYAVNELVSIDPVTSAVKQFHPFYSFHHASRRRDGQAFWYTDRRPSNLPDDRGTDVYLHLVDLDFQPTLPAESTLVVRTTCTNRDLPAQLQFAGERLYFELDGAAPLSGIRCLKAPTLPLRPPHREGRYWGLMSHLSLNYLSLSDPVQGREALCEILRLYDFSDPNAGQQQLADVTRQMIEGVSAIHTRRVIGRAGGDFAGGFCRGVEVTVEFDEQKYVGTGIFLFASVLERFLGLYAAVNSFTQLVGKTTQSDQPFKRWPRRAGEQALV
- the tssE gene encoding type VI secretion system baseplate subunit TssE, with the protein product MAKTAAEQGVTPSLLDRLIDPESAGTQSRRGYGIEQMVAVVRRDLEELLNTRLGTIHFPPEYPELQASPLTFGLPDFGSVKTASPQSRQAIGNSIEQIIERFEPRLVDVRVLLVSDPRGADQLAVRFQIEAKMRIAPFPDVSFETIMELTTGSASVRETR
- a CDS encoding type VI secretion system accessory protein TagJ, with protein sequence MNAHELFNAGRLSEAIEAQLADVKSNPGDQGKRLFLFELSVFAGDLDRATRQIEALKYDDMELQIAAKNYRDLLESERKRRLVFQEGTQPKFLFEAPEHVLLRLEALRQLRAGQNEQAQATLTTAREKAPPVKGTLNEKPFQDLCDCDDLLGTVLEVMAKGEYFWVPLEFVSTIAMNPPRFPRDLIWAPARLETHGSESGEIYLPALYANSFEHAEDAVKLGRTSDWVETPNGPILGRGGRMFLLDEGSVPMLEWRELIVDE